The Mytilus edulis chromosome 4, xbMytEdul2.2, whole genome shotgun sequence nucleotide sequence GGCTTCCATGTTAATTTATCTAAGTACTGTCTataatttggagaaaaaaaatacaagatgtTTGTAAACAGAATCTATTGATTTGGACATGTTTAAGGGTCGGCAGTATTACCATGGCAATATATCAGGTATTGAATTTGTTTGATTCATAATCATCCATCTTGTAGTACTATTGACAACCTCGGCAAATCTTCCTAATAACCTGGTAGGAGACAGAAATATGTTAAAGATTCTCGAATGTGCTCGTAGGTGTAGGGCTAAGTTATATGTAATTGCTCTTGAGTTTTCAATTGTCAGCAAAGTTTCTGAAATTTGCCTGAATGTAAAGTTTTGACTTAAAAACACTCCACTGAAAAATCCATTTAAAACTGTTTGAAGAACTGTATGAAAATTTTCCGATACCAATGATGATATAACTCCAAGTAACGACCTAGTTCTTGTTTGTCGAGGATGATTGAATACAACCGCTTGAATCCAATTTGTCGTCTCATGAAAATATAATTGCACAAGTTCTTGAAACATATCATGTAAAGATGGAGAATTCTCGCTCCTATTAGTATTGGCACTAGGTATATCATTTCCTGTCTGGTCGTGGAAGTTCCCAGAGTTTTGGTTATATGATGAATGCATGAAAGATCCTTGATTAAATGTATTTTGTCTCTGATGAACATCATCTTGATGATAATTAACAAATGTGTTTGAACTGCTATTTAAATTATGTTGCGAAATATGTATCGAGTCATTTTGGTGGAATTCtgtttcattataaatatttccATTGGAATTACTTCTTCCTTGAGAGAGAGGAGTTGGCATATGAGCTGCAGAATTCTGGTTAATAGTACCAGTAGTTTCTGACTGGTTTCGAGTATACAGGCTTGACGGTTGTCTAGCAAAATGTGTAATTCCATTTCTTCCAAGGTACTGGTCAGCTGTTTCAGAAACTCTTGAGAATGCTTGATTCCATTCTTCAGATTGGTCTATGCTTCCATTTGTAACTGATTGTTGTATTTCATTTGTTGATATGTGCTGATTATAAGAAGAAAACCTATTCTCAGTATTCTGTGGAATTAATACATATCTACCAGGAATCACATTAAAAGCAAAACCCTGGTATCCTGCTCTGTTAAATATGTTCAACTGCTGCCCTAGAGGAACAAAATTCACAGGGATCATAAATGGAGTGACAGGATTCACTGTTTGTACTGGATGCCCAGGTTGTTGAAAGCCCAAAGAAGACTGTCCAGATTGATCAAAGCCCACAGACTGATGGTCAGTTTGGTCATGTATAGTGTGTTGAAAGCCCATAGATGTATTTCCAGTTTGGGAGAACTGACTTGAATATAAATACTGTTGGTTTTCTGCATTTACATAAACTGGTCCAGCATAGAAAATGTTTTCAGCCATCTTGTTGACAGATGTCTATGACAATACCAAAACACATTTGTAAAAGAGATTTTGACTGGTCAATGTTGGTTGCCATACAATACCTTTCATCTAAGCATGACATTATGACGTCACAGGGCAATATCCTGGACACAGTCGTTGCTATATAACAAGATTTGCCCAGCAAATGTTCTGTGACGTCACAATACACAACCCGTACTAAATTTTTAAGATATCAATATGTACTAATTTTATGTTGTTCTATTATTGGCTATTAAAAAACCAAAAAGTGATGTAC carries:
- the LOC139521790 gene encoding uncharacterized protein isoform X1; its protein translation is MAENIFYAGPVYVNAENQQYLYSSQFSQTGNTSMGFQHTIHDQTDHQSVGFDQSGQSSLGFQQPGHPVQTVNPVTPFMIPVNFVPLGQQLNIFNRAGYQGFAFNVIPGRYVLIPQNTENRFSSYNQHISTNEIQQSVTNGSIDQSEEWNQAFSRVSETADQYLGRNGITHFARQPSSLYTRNQSETTGTINQNSAAHMPTPLSQGRSNSNGNIYNETEFHQNDSIHISQHNLNSSSNTFVNYHQDDVHQRQNTFNQGSFMHSSYNQNSGNFHDQTGNDIPSANTNRSENSPSLHDMFQELVQLYFHETTNWIQAVVFNHPRQTRTRSLLGVISSLVSENFHTVLQTVLNGFFSGVFLSQNFTFRQISETLLTIENSRAITYNLALHLRAHSRIFNIFLSPTRLLGRFAEVVNSTTRWMIMNQTNSIPDILPCPGTRRRTRDRNSQQTREASPERRAFQPPHMMTSQIHPASLPSNHHRTGQRPILMEQMPVTAPVSMTPFAIPVCTGPHHIPVCTTAHIPVCSSQATWSFPACSVPIPTCNMQHIPACSLPQIPIPHHTFPPLFAHHPHSLANHLPRQQHMSPPTTQFTANHNQPHHHHHPHPHPHQQHHQPFHQRQEEELQMIPDHHRQAFQLPLHHHHHHQTPFTHSPPVVLQEPNVHPAPHDLYGPFQRHYARPRMGGRSGRLRSIPLPPPPYPGFLLHFLAMLSNPPIPHLGRDFNDEATEVENYEALLNLAERLGDAKPKGLTKPEIEQLPAYRFNKENHNSDMDQTNCVVCMCDFENRQLLRVLPCSHEFHAKCVDKWLKTNRTCPICRADATEIVQSD